Part of the Debaryomyces hansenii CBS767 chromosome C complete sequence genome is shown below.
TTCACATCACGTACTTGAATGTAATCTACTTCGTCTTCTAAGAAATTGTCAAACTCTGGCCATTCTTCTACAACATATTTGTGACTTTTATCGAAGATATAAATTCTAAACTGATCCATAACCATAGGCTATGTTTCCCTTAACCTTCTGCATTGGGACACTTTAAGAAACGGTCGTGTAGTGACAAGCATTCGATTGCAATTACTCATGTTGATTTAGCTGCACTCTACCTTATTTCATACAACATTCTTCCCTACTTTTTCAGGATATTTACTCGGTCTATATCGTATTATTAGATTTTCTCGTCCGTACATTTGTGTGATTACTAAttatgaaatcaatttttagTAGATAGATTTATGGATAGACTTTTACCATGCCGCCACAATTACAAGCCAATTATTCTCTGAAGAAACAGGGAAGAGTTTTCCACGGAAGAACGAAAACTGCTTGTTCTTTCTGTCGTAAAAAAAAGGTGAAGTGCGATGGGAAAGTGCCATGTTCGACATGCTTACAACATAAAAATCAACAATGTGATCTAATATCGCAAGTTGCGCCTAATAGAAGTGTACAAAACTCACAAATAATCAAACCAAAATTGCCTATcaaaaatgcaaataatgtaTTGCATACTCCAGCagtttcttcaaatgaGATGGGGCTGTATGCGAATCTGATCGGGAATCATTCAGGAGCAGAGTCACTGAATAAAGCCTCTGGTCAGTTTGCGGAATGCCCTTGCGCTTCATCTGAAGAgacaataaatttttttcaagatgGAGGTAAAATTGTTGCAATAAGTCCCTACAGCAGACAATTTTTTGGTCCATTTTCGTGGCTTTCTTTACTCCTCAATGATATTTATGCTTTGCCATACATGCGTTACATTTTAAGTCACAAGAAGGATTTTAATACTATAATTGAGGACTTGGAAACTTACACAAAAGATAATCATACTTTCAAggatgaaaatttgaacaataacataaatttatctaatcTTCAAAAGGGCACTAACATAAACGAGATAGATAATAAATCTGCCTATATCCATCATGCAGTCCAGAAGAATGATTTAATGCAAAGtattaaattgattttacCAAAGAAAGACgtaatttggaaattaataaatcaatttttccttGCCGCATATCCTTTTTTCCCCTTAGTGGAAGAATCAGATTTCAGAAGAcatttagaagaaataattggAGAAGAGGATTATACGGATACAAAGGTAGCAGATTTCACAATCAGGAAGAGGGTGGACTATGCTGTAATTGGccttcttctaatttttttaagaATTGCTTATTTAAGCCTATCGTCGAATATCGAAGATAATGGACCGAAGGATGTACAAAAATCACCTATTGTTTCAGAGAGAGAATATTTGCTATCAAATCCCATTAAAATTGAAGCATTCACAGTTGCAAAGAATTGCTTCAGccaatttgattattttaattgtaTTGATATTCAAGTATTACAATTGGTACtctttattagaatttattatatatatgcaCCGGAAGAAGGTGATGATTATGATGGTAAAATATCACGAATACTTAATTCTacaattattcaaatggCATATTCAATGGGATTACATCGAGATCCAGGTCATTTACCATataacttcaataatatcaagttgaat
Proteins encoded:
- a CDS encoding DEHA2C15444p (some similarities with CA5670|IPF1266 Candida albicans); protein product: MPPQLQANYSSKKQGRVFHGRTKTACSFCRKKKVKCDGKVPCSTCLQHKNQQCDLISQVAPNRSVQNSQIIKPKLPIKNANNVLHTPAVSSNEMGSYANSIGNHSGAESSNKASGQFAECPCASSEETINFFQDGGKIVAISPYSRQFFGPFSWLSLLLNDIYALPYMRYILSHKKDFNTIIEDLETYTKDNHTFKDENLNNNINLSNLQKGTNINEIDNKSAYIHHAVQKNDLMQSIKLILPKKDVIWKLINQFFLAAYPFFPLVEESDFRRHLEEIIGEEDYTDTKVADFTIRKRVDYAVIGLLLIFLRIAYLSLSSNIEDNGPKDVQKSPIVSEREYLLSNPIKIEAFTVAKNCFSQFDYFNCIDIQVLQLVLFIRIYYIYAPEEGDDYDGKISRILNSTIIQMAYSMGLHRDPGHLPYNFNNIKLNNNLNRKIWYFIVSLDYNSSILSGDPLSTKIIPADTNIPDFNPDYENTNKNVENEIVEVLADTKVRLAMSKTVIDIVLNIEQGANVKQLLVSLANLESLSHRDVVSDQFYKWDMIPLKKMIEMKNNLELRFWLSSIYFKLFIHYEERKNNDLICVYSKKILKISVVEIIPYILKVSDSRTKTLSEFDIFYILPSLLLSSHKFIFSVSFVLIRVKYFEFKLKLASKYESNILENDSSYNKAQRLIYLLQACIKWILDFLKRLSKSYFKAWRLYKVQNHILSIIASENFYLESKTAILNLWNPFSEQTIEELIETLQPAVNDIEASNKMPLFSQNFSICEESKNQMDFMRNDAMEFDSFWLDMISRNNPIDFEQDYIFNPFASLDMALDPALMSDFNNDTNSMQGQK